The Populus nigra chromosome 19, ddPopNigr1.1, whole genome shotgun sequence genome includes a window with the following:
- the LOC133680061 gene encoding vacuolar protein sorting-associated protein 41 homolog, which yields MTPIPSENGVDGDDEREEDDEEDEEREEEEEEEEEPRLKYQRMGGSIPTLLSSDAASCIAVAERMIALGTLDGTVHILDFLGNQVKEFAAHTAVVNDLSFDVEGEYIGSCSDDGTVVINSLFTDEKVLKFEYHRPMRAIALDPGYSRKASKRFVAGGLAGQLCFNSKKWLGYRDQVLHSGEGPIHAVKWRTSLIAWANDAGVKVYDAANDQRITFIERPRGSPRPELLLPHLVWQDDTLLVIGWGTFVKIASIRANEQKGANGTYRHVPMSSMNQVDIVASFQTTYYISGIAPFGDSLVVLAYIPVEEDGEKECSSTISSRQGNAQRPEVRVVTWNNDELATDALPVHRFEHYKAKDYSLAHAPFSGSSYAGGQWAAGDEPLYYIVSPKDVVIAKPRDTEDHIAWLLEHGWHEKALEAVEAGQGRSELIDEVGSNYLDHLIVERKYGEAASLCPKLLRGSASAWERWVFHFAHLRQLPVLVPYMPTENPRLRDTAYEVALVALATNPSFHKDLLATVKSWPPVIYSALPVISAIDSQLNTSSMTDALKEALAELYVIDGQYEKAFSLFADLMKPDIFDFIEKHDLNDAIREKVVQLMMLDCKRAVPLLIQNKDLISPPDVVSKLLTASNKCDSKYFLHLYLHALFEANPHVGKDFHDMQVELYADYDLKMLLPFLRSSQHYTLEKAYDICVKRDLLREQVFILGRMGNSKKALTVIINKLGDIEEAVEFVTMQHDDDLWEELIRQCLHKPEMVGVLLEHTVGNLDPLYIVNMVPNGLEIPRLRDRLVKIITDYRTETSLRHGCNDILKTDCVNLLIKYYKEARRALCLSNEEEARVKRDGRGDSQAIWRTVGARAMEVKSKTRGDTRCCMCFDPFSILDVSVVIFFCCHAYHMSCLMDSMHTASGKKGSGATSRMSEYDFDSNDEDDYDEENKDSGVIRLRCILCTTAAG from the exons ATGACTCCAATTCCGTCGGAGAATGGCGTTGACGGCGATGACGAGCGAGAAGAAGACGACGAGGAAGACGAAGaacgagaagaagaagaagaagaagaagaggaaccGAGACTCAAGTACCAAAGAATGGGAGGTAGCATACCTACCCTTTTATCCAGTGATGCGGCGTCGTGTATAGCTGTTGCCGAACGTATGATCGCTCTTGGAACTCTCGACGGCACCGTTCACATCCTCGATTTCCTCGGCAACCAG GTTAAGGAATTTGCGGCACATACGGCGGTGGTTAATGATCTTAGCTTTGATGTGGAAGGAGAATATATAGGAAGTTGTTCAGATGATGGCACTGTTGTAATTAATAGTCTTTTCACCGACGAGAAGGTTTTGAAGTTTGAATATCATCGGCCGATGAGGGCAATCGCTTTAGACCCTGGATATTCTAGAAAAGCATCTAAAAGATTTGTTGCTGGTGGGTTAGCTGGTCAATTGTGTTTTAATTCCAAAAAATGGCTAGGCTACCGCGACCAG GTTTTGCACTCTGGTGAAGGTCCAATACATGCTGTGAAGTGGAGAACGAGTCTCATTGCGTGGGCTAACGACGCGGGTGTGAAAGTTTATGATGCCGCTAATGATCAAAGAATAACTTTTATTGAAAGACCGCGGGGGAGTCCGCGTCCTGAGCTTTTGCTCCCTCATTTGGTTTGGCAG GATGATACTCTCTTGGTTATTGGGTGGGGGACGTTTGTGAAAATAGCATCAATAAGAGCTAATGAGCAAAAGGGTGCCAATGGGACATATAGGCATGTTCCAATGTCTAGTATGAACCAGGTGGATATTGTGGCTTCTTTTCAAACCACCTATTATATTTCAGGAATTGCTCCGTTTGGTGATTCTTTGGTTGTTCTAGCTTACATTCCTGTGGAAGAAGATGGAGAGAAGGAATGTAGTAGCACCATTTCATCAAGACAG GGCAATGCACAGAGACCAGAAGTACGTGTAGTTACATGGAATAATGATGAACTTGCAACAGATGCCCTACCTGTACATCGTTTTGAGCATTACAAGGCGAAGGACTATTCCCTTGCTCATGCTCCTTTCTCAG GTAGCAGCTATGCTGGTGGTCAATGGGCTGCTGGCGATGAACCATTATACTATATCGTATCCCCAAAGGATGTGGTGATTGCAAAGCCTAG GGATACTGAAGATCATATTGCGTGGCTTCTAGAACATGGTTGGCATGAAAAAGCATTAGAAGCAGTTGAAGCAGGTCAGGGCAGGAGTGAACTCATTGATGAg GTGGGATCCAATTATCTTGATCATTTGATTGTGGAAAGGAAATATGGTGAAGCTGCATCTTTGTGTCCCAAATTGTTGCGAGGGTCTGCTTCAGCTTGGGAGAG ATGGGTTTTCCATTTTGCTCATTTGCGTCAGCTTCCTGTGTTGGTCCCATACATGCCAACAGAAAACCCAAGACTTCGTGATACTGCCTATGAG GTTGCTCTTGTAGCTCTGGCAACAAATCCGTCTTTTCATAAAGATCTCCTGGCAACTGTCAAATCTTGGCCACCTGTGATTTATTCTGCATTGCCTGTTATATCTGCCATAGATTCTCAGCTAAATACTTCTTCAATGACTGACGCACTCAAGGAG GCACTAGCAGAGTTATATGTAATCGATGGGCAATATGAGAAAGCCTTTTCACTTTTTGCTGAT CTTATGAAGCCAGATATATTTGATTTCATTGAAAAACACGACTTAAATGATGCAATCCGCGAAAAG GTTGTCCAACTGATGATGCTTGATTGCAAGCGTGCAGTTCCTCTATTGATCCAGAACAAGGACTTAATTTCTCCTCCTGATGTTGTCTCCAAACTGTTGACTGCCAGCAATAAGTGTGATTCAAAATATTTCTTACATTTATATCTTCATGCATTATTTGAAGCAAATCCACATGTTGGAAAGGATTTTCATGATATGCAG GTAGAGCTTTATGCAGATTATGATCTGAAAATGCTACTTCCTTTTCTCCGGAGCAGCCAACATTACACCCTTGAGAAG GCATATGACATTTGTGTCAAAAGAGATCTTTTAAGAGAGCAAGTCTTCATACTTGGAAGAATGGGAAACTCAAAAAAGGCCCTAACTGTCATCATAAACAAATTAGGGGACATTGAAGAg GCTGTAGAATTTGTAACTATGCAGCATGATGATGATCTTTGGGAAGAATTAATTAGGCAATGTCTTCACAAACCTGAAATG GTAGGGGTATTGTTGGAGCACACCGTTGGCAATCTTGATCCTCTATACATTGTAAATATGGTCCCCAATGGCTTGGAAATACCTCG GCTTAGGGATCGTCTTGTCAAAATTATCACTGATTACAGAACTGAAACGTCTCTGAGACATGGGTGCAATGATATTCTCAAG ACTGATTGTGTAAATCTCTTGATCAAATATTACAAAGAAGCAAGACGGGCTCTTTGCTTAAGCAATGAAGAAGAAGCTCGAGTGAAAAGGGATGGCAGAGGGGATTCTCAAGCAATTTGGAGAACAGTAGGTGCAAGAGCCATGGAGGTTAAGTCAAAAACTAGGGGAGACACAAGATGTTGCATGTGCTTTGATCCCTTCTCTATACTAGATGTATCGGTTGTCATATTCTTTTGCTGTCATGCTTATCACATGTCTTGTCTTATGGATTCCATGCATACTGCAAGTGGAAAAAAAGGGAGTGGAGCCACTTCCAGGATGTCAGAATATGACTTTGATAGCAATGATGAGGATGACTACGATGAGGAAAACAAAGATTCTGGTGTGATTCGTTTGAGATGCATCTTATGTACCACTGCTGCAGGTTGA